The nucleotide sequence ATTGTTCACCGCTACAGAGTTGACGAGTCTCGGCTCGAAACTTAAGCAGAAGAAATGAGGCACGAAACGTAGAGCATGCCATGCAGGTGTTATGCATCTGTTACAGATTTGAAGAGCGTCATTCGTCAGTCAGCATGCACACTTGGATATCATGTTGAGGCTCTTTGGCGGTGTGGCTGTTTTTGTCGACGCGCATATGCTCAGGAATGTGATGCTCAATAATCTGACTTAGGCCTAACCTTAAGCTTCTTGAATACGAGAGCGAGAGTGTGAAGctggtgagaatgagaacaaTAACAGACTGTGACTGTGGATCCATCACTGACTGTTATCAAAATTCTCTACACAGAGCAAGAAACCATAGGGTAGTTCAAATCTTGTTGAATAATGTGTATGTCTAGTGCGTACAGTGGAAAGGACGCCATGAAGTTATAATGTTTGGCCTCATCATGGcgatgctgctgagaagaggatgttGGAGCCACCAGGGATGCCACATAAGAGAGCTTGCAGTCGCATTAAACGAATACATAAAAGTACATATAACAATCTAGGGGTATGAAGAGAACAAAATGCAGTGGTTATCGAGGTTCGATGCTATTAAATGTGTTTTTCACCGATGATATTCCTGTGAATGCTTGCTGTTAGTGATGCAGCCCTTAAGGGTTACCTAGACTTACAACCTATACCATTAGTTAACCAGAGCTAGTGCATTTATTTGTTTGAGGATGTCCTATCTTGAAGTACACTGTTCTTCAGGCCATTGCTGCGCGCCTTTGACGAAGGTGTTACACAATATTTGCAAGAACTAGACAGATACTAGGTGACAGCTCCGCCAAAacatcaaagaagaagatatAGATCTCCATATATGTCTTAATATCTTGGGAGATAGATTGTATGCGGATTTGAGTATAGTTGTCGACATGGAGCTAAGTTTGTCTGACCTACTCTTGCAGTAGGGTAAGTCTTGGAGAAGGACGTCGTCGATATGACTCAAATACACCACCTGGGCCTGTGCGTATTAGCCCTTGTGTGTTCTCACTTAACCTCTGCTGCAACCCTTGCATCTATGAAGCCATGAACTAGAGCTCGGATCAACAAGCAATGACACAGGTATGACATTAAGCAAAAAGAGACGAGAGAGATTACCAACAATTGTTTTTAGGCCGTCCTTCAGTAGCTATAACAGAACCCAGTACCGCAATCTTACGGGTGCTGCTTCGCAGGGTCGTAGTCGGGGTTGGAGCGAAGACAAGCCATTTtgctattattaaactaggcGATACAAGTGGTATTGAAAAATGGCTAGGTAGAATTGCATCAAGTTAGTCATGCTGCTGCCTCTGAGAGGTAGAGCTTCGTCTTGCGATGTAGCTATGAGTGAATGTTTGATCCCCTCTTGGAACTCTCCTTCACATGACCCCTGGCCTGGACATTACACGAGAAACAAAGCTAAGTGGTAAGTTAACCCGCCCAGAAGTTCGTCGGATCAATATTCATGGTCTCTGGATGGATCTTTAAGTCACTATATGATTGTTTGATGGACTGGAGCCCAAGATCAAACCCCTATTGTTTGCCAAACTCACGAACTGTAGCCTTTGTCAAGTAAGACTACCTATTCACGCAACTCCCTCTATTCAACACTCGACCCTTATAAGGGAGACCGCGACTATTGGTGTTTCCCTTATTAATATGTACTTGCGGCGACTGAAGTGTGCATCACCTGAATGACCTAAGATGGCTGGGTAAATCATACCCGTGCCTTCCACAGATTTATACGCGCCATTCAATTTCAGGTTCAAGTTTGGCCCTTATCAGGTTAACAATTCTTGGTGCCTGTTTTGTACTGAGCGAATGCTTTTGAGTTTCCATATAAAACTGGAAGAATGTATCGGAAAAGGTGGAATTACTGAAAATGTTGGCGTCCGAGCTATGTCGCCGTACCGGAGTTTTGGCTTACTAGAAGTATTACGTTCTTGTTATGTCGTTTTGAGGACTTCCTTCAGAGCTAGGATAACAGAACATGGCCTTTCGTAATGGCAAGCAAGAGTGCCATATCGATCTAGAGGATGGATTGATGCAACACCACCCGACGCAGCCGGCAAACACCTAGAGAAGATGGGACAATGAAGAACAGATTGGGTAGCGATCATCGGCTGTATTGATGGGAGAAGGGTAGTGCTACGTGCAAACACGAGATGAATTGTAGCTAGTGTAATCGATGTCGAGTCAAGACAACCAATGGATCACTGAATGACACTGTGATATGCCAACCAGCCTTAGGTATGTTGTGATAAATGAAGACCATTGCATTCATCCTCGACCGCTACATGAATTTCAGCATCTGATAAGTCATTCAGGCCCTGGTTGCTTGTGAGGAGGCATCTCAGTCGGGATCGAAATCCTGTACCAGAAGATGCCGCCAGCTTCAGAAATACAAGAACGTCTAGCTACAGATGAGATGTAGTTTTGACAATGTTGAAAGCACTTGCTCATTATGGAATCCTTCAGTGTAAGGATGTCAAGGTAGCTTCTCTGGACTCTATCGTATATGGCATGTAATTGTCGAATGAGATGAAcagtttaataataagttgtCCACATATGTAAGGCTCTGATGTCTTTTGTAAATCTGGTGCCAAGATCAATGAGCTCCTacaaatatatatatatatattgaCCTCGGGAGGCTCGTTTGTCTGGATAAATTTGTTTTCGTTGACCTACTGTTTGTAGTCGAAACCACGTGATTGTGCCATCACATCTTGAAGAGTCGCCTGCGCTGACTGATTCTTTCTAAGCCCGCATATGACGTTCCCTGTCATCCCTCGCAGACGagaacttggagaagacTAGCACCAACAACCGAAGCCAAAGAAGTAGCCTCATTTCTCAACATGAATTATCCGCGCCAATTACCAGAGGCCGTAGATGCACTGATAGGATTCCGCGTAGAATGCCACGACAACAGCTGTGGCGCTGCTAGCCAGCACTCCATCGACCTTAGCAGCATTCGACCTCGTTGTTACATATCTGACGACGACTTCTGGCAGGCTGCCGAGAACCATCTATCTTGGAAGCCTGTCAGAACACCATTCGTATCGTTCTTCAGATCATGGGAGAGAGCTCTGAAATGGAGGGAACATCTTATTGAAAGAAAGGGGAAGGGAATCATGATTGTTGCGGCTTGGTTGAAAGACTTGTCTGGAGTCTACGATGCATACAATATCGCTCAATGTCTTATAGACCATCAAGGCCCGAGCTCAAGCAGTGAACTGCGACAGAACCTTGATTACTTTCGTGGAGAACTGCTCGTTCAAGGTGGTATCGACTACACGGAAAACAGAATCCTGGCCTGCTTCCAGGGCGACAACCCCGAGAGCGAAATGCAACCGATATCGCCACTGCTCAAAGGTCCCGAGAGGAGTCTTGTTGTGTCTATTCCCAGAGGAACTCTACCGATATACGGCAAGTCAAATCTGAGCATCACCCAGCAATTGGAGTGCGAAATGTTGAGCCTCACGGGGGTTCGAAACGATGTCAAGCTGTGCGTACTGGTGCTCGCAATGTGTGACTGCGAAATGGAAATGAAGgaagaaaacaagaagatgacgatcaAGGCTACAGAGCGCTGCGGAAACTATGTCTTGAAATTCGTATCTCGCAGCTGTAACTACTATTTCGACGTTTCCTATTAGCCAGCTCGATGGCACTCTTATCTGGACGCAATGCAGTATGGTCTCATGAATGCTATCAGGTAGTCAAGCTGTGAAGCTAGAGTAGTTATGAATGCAGCCGGCTCGCTTAGAGAAAGATCATGCCACCTGTTGCGAGGCAAATGAATACAGCCAATATCTTCCTTGTGCGTGGTGATGTACATGTCGCTCATGGATGTAACGATGCAACTCGAGAGAAACAAAGATAGCTCGTGAATGTTTAAGAGACATCATGATATATTTTCACTTCTTCAATACGTATATTCTCATATGTTTAAACTCATGCAGCCAACCCCAACTTCATAATGAACTTTACAATCGTCTTGCCAGGTTAGGTGGTGATGCAGCTCAGTGCCGTGTCAGCACCGGAGCCCTGAAGCTCGCCAGTGAGCTAGATAATTACACACTTGATGATTGGCTGAACAAAGTCTCATTCGACTCGGTATTACACCTCCGATGCAgcaataaagttaaagagtGGGTTGTTGACATGTTCATTCTGTCATGTCATGGCCGGTTAAAAGCCGCATTCAGTGGAACTGAGGATCCCCCACCTTGAAGGACATTCACATGCTCAACAGCTGGGCTTTTCTTTGTATTGTACTCAGTCTTTCTATTGTAGGAAGTGCTTTACTATAGATCAGGCACTAGATAAGTTACTGGGGATGAAACGAAGGCCAATTGATGTGACTGAGTTGACATCATGATACATGATATGGAGGGGGATATTGCTCATGTCATGATGTGCAACCCCGGCAGTCATCTTCAACTAACAAGAGACCCCCCACACACTCACCTATCAAAAACACGCGTCTACAGTAGGTAATACTCGGCATTGCATTCTGTTGGTCCAGCATCGGCCGCTTTGCTCCGTCATGATATCAACGGGTTACTTTTACCCCTCACCTGCGGGCATAAAAAGGTCAAGGCCGTTCGTTCCATTCccaactcttcttcttttcctcttcatcaattcATCGACTCGACCCAAGACACTCGAAGAATATCCAAGGTTTGTATCTGCACTGCATCAAAGGGCTGCTCTGACACATATGATATGCTAGATATCATAACCTGTACGGCTCTCCTAAGCTATCTCAGCAGCCATGGAGCCTTTCAGTGGTAGTCTTGTCCAGACCTGATTGGGACCTCTCAGGTAAAGTATCATGCATGAGCCGGTGCCCATTCTTCTCTCATCAGCATGATCAGTCCAGACTGGTCGTGCTGATGATAGGGGGATGTGGCTGAGATTATACGGCAAAACTTGATCTGGATAATACCAGCGAAAGGATCATGTCATCTCCCCTATTGACCACCCGACTCTAACAACAACAGGCCCAAGATAGAAATGGCCCCTCCCGCTGCTGTCTCCCCTCCCTCTCGTTCTGCAGAGCTTGCTACATCTACCAAGCTCCCAGTCATGAGcaagaacatcaacaccaagactgttgaggagATGCTCGGTCAGTGGGATGACTTCAAGTTTGCTCCCATCCGTGAGAGCCAGGTCTCCCGCGCCATGACCCGTCGCTACTTCCAGGACCTTGATAACTATGCCGAGTCTGACATTGTTATCATCGGTGCTGGTTCGTGCGGTCTGAG is from Fusarium musae strain F31 chromosome 4, whole genome shotgun sequence and encodes:
- a CDS encoding hypothetical protein (EggNog:ENOG41); this translates as MNYPRQLPEAVDALIGFRVECHDNSCGAASQHSIDLSSIRPRCYISDDDFWQAAENHLSWKPVRTPFVSFFRSWERALKWREHLIERKGKGIMIVAAWLKDLSGVYDAYNIAQCLIDHQGPSSSSELRQNLDYFRGELLVQGGIDYTENRILACFQGDNPESEMQPISPLLKGPERSLVVSIPRGTLPIYGKSNLSITQQLECEMLSLTGVRNDVKLCVLVLAMCDCEMEMKEENKKMTIKATERCGNYVLKFVSRSSRWHSYLDAMQYGLMNAIR